A section of the Acidimicrobiales bacterium genome encodes:
- a CDS encoding excisionase family DNA-binding protein translates to MTESIRWMSTKEASERLGVTLRTLYRFIDEGQLAAYKFGRVIRLKESDVDGFIDSARIEPGSLEHLYPEPKTDSSLTEPSRT, encoded by the coding sequence ATGACCGAGTCCATACGGTGGATGAGCACCAAGGAGGCCTCCGAGCGCCTGGGGGTGACCCTGCGGACGCTCTATCGCTTTATCGACGAAGGTCAGCTGGCGGCCTACAAGTTCGGGCGCGTCATCCGGCTCAAGGAGTCCGATGTCGACGGCTTCATCGACTCTGCTCGCATCGAACCTGGCAGCCTGGAGCATCTCTACCCCGAGCCCAAGACGGACAGCTCGCTGACCGAGCCCAGTCGCACATAG
- a CDS encoding class I SAM-dependent methyltransferase, giving the protein MSDRSTGSMRTYWDDRARLNAAWYVDTTVDYDSPDMVQFFEAGEEIVADALDRAPVQPPSRGLAVEVGSGLGRICQALATRFDKVVGIDISPEMTRQARHLVKDPRVQFKVGDGATMGSLGDATADLVLSFTVFQHIPKVPIIEGYIDEAGRVLRPGGLFVFQWNSTMGTRRWAARRALYATMQRAGLREQSHGRDASEFLGSCVPVKRVERVLAQSGLRLLGTRGEGTLFTWGWATRP; this is encoded by the coding sequence ATGAGCGACCGGTCGACCGGGAGCATGCGGACCTACTGGGACGACCGGGCCCGCCTGAACGCAGCCTGGTACGTCGACACCACCGTCGACTACGACAGTCCCGACATGGTCCAGTTCTTCGAAGCCGGCGAAGAGATCGTTGCAGATGCGCTCGACCGAGCGCCCGTCCAGCCGCCTTCCCGAGGGCTGGCCGTCGAGGTGGGATCGGGACTCGGTCGGATCTGCCAAGCGCTCGCGACACGATTCGACAAGGTCGTCGGCATCGACATCTCACCCGAGATGACGAGGCAGGCGCGCCACCTGGTGAAGGACCCACGGGTGCAGTTCAAGGTAGGCGACGGGGCCACGATGGGATCTCTGGGTGACGCCACGGCCGACCTCGTGCTGTCGTTCACCGTCTTTCAACACATACCCAAGGTGCCGATCATCGAGGGCTATATTGACGAAGCGGGCAGAGTACTCCGCCCGGGAGGTCTCTTCGTGTTTCAGTGGAACAGCACGATGGGGACTCGGCGGTGGGCCGCCCGGCGAGCCCTCTACGCCACCATGCAGCGCGCCGGGCTTCGTGAGCAGTCCCACGGACGTGACGCCTCGGAGTTCCTTGGTAGCTGCGTGCCGGTGAAGCGGGTCGAGCGCGTGCTGGCCCAGTCCGGTCTGCGACTTCTGGGAACTCGCGGTGAGGGCACGCTCTTCACGTGGGGCTGGGCGACACGGCCGTGA
- a CDS encoding glycosyltransferase family 2 protein: MGLGDTAVTSHGAPQLSPRGQQVSLEDLPRVDVGMVTFNTRELTIAALHRLMDASDGCRLRLLVRDNASSDGTAEAVAAQFPDAEVDAASENLGFAAGVNTLLARSDAPWFLALNSDAWPEPGAVRRLVRAAEAFPSAAAVAPRLERPDGTLEHSTYPFPSLKVAAVTGAGLYHRVGRRRAQDLLLMGSWMHDHPRPVDWAVGAALLLRRAALEDIGGFDEEFFMYVEDLEWAWRARQRGWEIRFEPSAVVRHVGNASGEAAYGRRRTATYLHNTYRFYGRHHRPISTTAFRALNLAGCARLYLQFRLRRDRAQAAFWADHVRAHLTLRAASDRPSRA, from the coding sequence GTGGGGCTGGGCGACACGGCCGTGACCAGTCACGGCGCGCCGCAGCTGTCACCGCGTGGCCAGCAGGTGAGCCTCGAGGATCTGCCGCGGGTGGACGTCGGGATGGTGACCTTCAACACCCGCGAGCTCACGATCGCGGCCCTTCATCGCCTCATGGACGCCAGCGACGGCTGTCGGCTGCGCCTGTTGGTCCGAGACAACGCATCGAGCGACGGGACCGCCGAAGCGGTTGCGGCACAGTTCCCCGACGCCGAGGTCGACGCCGCCTCGGAGAACCTGGGCTTCGCCGCCGGGGTCAACACGCTGCTTGCCCGCTCGGATGCCCCCTGGTTCCTCGCCCTGAACTCAGACGCCTGGCCTGAGCCGGGTGCCGTGCGCAGGCTCGTGCGCGCCGCCGAGGCATTCCCCTCTGCGGCCGCCGTCGCCCCTCGTCTAGAGCGACCTGATGGGACCCTCGAGCACTCGACGTATCCCTTCCCCTCGCTCAAGGTGGCGGCCGTGACGGGCGCCGGGCTCTATCACCGGGTCGGCCGACGTCGAGCGCAGGATCTGTTGCTCATGGGGTCGTGGATGCACGACCACCCGCGCCCCGTGGACTGGGCCGTGGGGGCGGCGCTGTTGCTCCGCCGCGCTGCGTTGGAGGACATCGGCGGATTCGACGAGGAGTTCTTCATGTACGTCGAGGATCTCGAGTGGGCGTGGAGAGCCCGGCAGCGAGGCTGGGAGATCAGGTTCGAGCCCAGTGCGGTCGTCCGCCACGTTGGCAACGCGTCGGGCGAAGCCGCCTACGGACGGCGACGAACGGCCACCTACCTCCACAACACGTACCGCTTCTATGGCCGTCACCACCGCCCGATCTCCACCACGGCATTTCGCGCCCTCAACCTGGCCGGGTGCGCCCGTCTCTACCTTCAGTTTCGCCTGCGGCGGGACCGGGCTCAGGCGGCGTTCTGGGCCGACCACGTACGTGCTCACCTGACGCTCAGGGCCGCCAGCGACAGACCCTCACGCGCCTGA
- a CDS encoding glycosyltransferase, with the protein MRLDLVELARQGPAAFPPATFVEVRDGDDLLGCYLVSGSAEPADVAAEVIDELGSLWQTRSVASAVGDRSAWSVTATVRPSEPLAVVVCTASRPAQLAHCIESLVPQLGDEDELIVVDNSPSGSGRRVATRGGARWIHETRPGSSWARNRGFQEADRDLVVYIDDDCVADRSWLATLRQPLADSSVDGVTAGVLAQRVDLAVPLVVDDRYPYHRGWAGARYGGTTGTPDSPYDAWRLGTGASMAWRRTTLEALGGFDAALGAGTPMGSGDELDLFRRALSAGATVVYEPQALVYHDHPETVRALRRTLIRYGLGAGAQAAKVLTEERQLHALRILAREWRWNLRLASAEAGRAVLGRPRVSLTGLVAQPAAAAVGAARFLRYRAQIRQATR; encoded by the coding sequence GTGCGCCTTGACCTTGTGGAACTGGCGAGGCAAGGGCCCGCGGCGTTCCCTCCGGCGACCTTCGTCGAGGTGAGGGATGGCGACGACCTGTTGGGCTGCTACCTCGTCTCGGGGTCGGCCGAGCCCGCTGACGTCGCCGCCGAGGTCATCGACGAGCTCGGCTCGCTCTGGCAGACACGGAGCGTGGCGTCCGCGGTGGGTGACCGGTCGGCATGGTCGGTGACAGCCACGGTCCGACCGTCCGAGCCGCTCGCCGTAGTGGTCTGCACGGCCAGTCGCCCAGCCCAGTTGGCCCACTGCATCGAGTCGCTCGTTCCGCAGCTGGGCGACGAGGACGAGCTGATCGTGGTCGACAACAGCCCCTCGGGATCGGGTCGTCGAGTCGCCACCCGAGGTGGCGCTCGGTGGATCCACGAGACACGCCCGGGTTCTTCGTGGGCCCGGAATCGCGGGTTCCAGGAGGCCGACCGTGATCTCGTCGTCTACATCGACGACGACTGCGTGGCGGACCGGAGCTGGTTGGCGACACTGCGACAGCCCTTGGCCGATTCGAGTGTCGACGGAGTCACTGCGGGAGTGCTGGCCCAAAGGGTCGACCTGGCGGTGCCGCTCGTGGTCGACGACCGGTATCCGTACCATCGCGGGTGGGCGGGAGCGCGCTACGGCGGGACCACCGGAACTCCCGACTCCCCCTACGACGCGTGGCGCCTGGGAACAGGGGCGTCGATGGCGTGGCGACGCACGACGCTCGAGGCCCTCGGAGGGTTCGACGCGGCCCTCGGCGCTGGGACGCCGATGGGCAGCGGGGACGAGCTCGACCTCTTTCGACGGGCGCTTTCCGCCGGAGCCACGGTGGTCTACGAGCCCCAAGCACTCGTCTACCACGATCATCCGGAGACCGTACGCGCCCTGCGGCGAACGCTCATCCGCTATGGCCTTGGCGCTGGCGCCCAAGCGGCGAAGGTGCTGACCGAAGAACGACAGCTGCACGCGCTCCGGATTCTCGCCCGCGAGTGGCGCTGGAACCTCCGGCTGGCATCGGCCGAGGCGGGTCGAGCCGTCCTGGGGCGACCCCGCGTGTCCCTCACCGGGCTGGTGGCGCAGCCAGCCGCTGCGGCCGTCGGAGCCGCCCGCTTCCTGCGTTACCGGGCCCAGATTCGACAGGCGACAAGGTGA
- a CDS encoding glycosyltransferase — translation MTFLGPTAADLRCDQARSPAQSEVQSGGADRRHRAILAALPNLTGRTLEISSDEGKLTALLADRATVLVRLETDPARSRRLAAHGDIRVRPGSIRRRLPMRRYETVVCVGQLEEVPLHEARLVRERLVRSLTAGGILVLQHGPSADTLHPPFLDHGLETVSLEVLGGIETLVLRRRRARALADAAWLLGDLVREPWPAPVPPSHRTHAEAHVETGHVVDEPGGASTNGAARHDRRLLLRVDGRPAGVVNAAGPLSRHVLATALVPSVAADLAPRLRTRPRTRDDIIDALERGRRPPRHPLTSVPRPLEPGELVVAICTTRGPEVSAGLVSELAGAFDVVVLENGTDQPRLAAMCAAAGVDYEHDPRPGLAAARNRVLARVDSRWVLFLDDDCRLRSGSAPELARRLGGAIDQVPDAGAIGGLVLPASIDCGAEEDFERVAGHGRGFLPIRYDAHSSPDRWWPLRHGDWMAVGACLAVRQGAWAAVGGFDERLGAGTRAASAEDDAFLQAVVQGGWSVLYDPAVMVRHQHRTSRSALRRQLFGYGLGRSVNVVLRAIDNRNWEILSLWTALLAEECRYERSRPLHLGGAELLGYLAGPIVALQTAYASRWRERIRRPW, via the coding sequence GTGACGTTCCTCGGCCCCACGGCAGCCGACCTTCGCTGTGACCAGGCCCGATCTCCCGCCCAGAGCGAGGTCCAATCCGGCGGCGCGGATCGCCGGCATCGGGCCATCCTCGCTGCACTCCCCAACCTGACGGGACGAACCCTCGAGATCAGCTCGGATGAGGGCAAGCTCACAGCGTTGCTCGCTGACCGGGCCACCGTGCTCGTCAGACTCGAGACCGACCCGGCGCGGAGTCGACGGCTCGCCGCCCACGGGGATATTCGCGTTCGCCCCGGGAGCATCCGACGCCGTCTCCCAATGCGTCGCTACGAGACGGTCGTCTGCGTCGGCCAGCTCGAGGAGGTCCCACTACACGAAGCTCGTCTCGTCCGAGAGCGACTCGTCCGCAGCTTGACGGCGGGAGGCATCTTGGTCCTGCAGCACGGGCCGAGTGCTGACACGCTCCACCCGCCGTTCCTCGACCACGGGCTGGAGACCGTCAGCCTGGAGGTGCTTGGAGGGATAGAGACGCTCGTGCTCAGGCGCCGGCGCGCTCGAGCTCTCGCCGACGCGGCGTGGCTGCTGGGCGACCTGGTTCGCGAACCCTGGCCGGCACCCGTCCCCCCGAGCCATCGGACGCATGCGGAGGCGCATGTCGAGACCGGGCACGTCGTCGACGAGCCCGGGGGCGCATCGACGAACGGCGCCGCTCGGCACGACCGGCGGCTGCTGCTCCGCGTCGACGGCCGTCCGGCGGGCGTCGTCAACGCTGCCGGACCGCTATCCAGGCACGTACTGGCGACCGCGTTGGTGCCCTCGGTCGCGGCTGACCTGGCGCCTCGGCTGCGGACTAGACCCCGAACGCGCGACGACATCATCGACGCGCTCGAGCGGGGTCGTCGACCGCCGCGTCATCCGCTCACGTCGGTTCCCCGGCCACTCGAACCAGGCGAGCTGGTCGTGGCCATCTGCACGACTCGGGGCCCCGAGGTATCCGCCGGACTCGTCAGCGAGTTGGCCGGTGCCTTCGACGTGGTCGTCCTCGAGAACGGGACCGACCAGCCACGGCTGGCCGCCATGTGCGCTGCCGCCGGGGTCGACTACGAGCACGATCCCCGGCCGGGGCTCGCCGCCGCCCGAAACCGCGTCCTCGCGCGGGTAGATTCTCGCTGGGTGCTGTTCCTCGACGACGACTGCCGCCTGCGTTCCGGAAGCGCTCCCGAGCTTGCCCGCCGCCTCGGGGGCGCGATCGATCAGGTCCCCGACGCCGGTGCCATCGGCGGTCTCGTGCTGCCCGCCTCCATCGACTGCGGTGCCGAGGAGGACTTCGAGCGCGTTGCCGGACACGGCAGGGGCTTTCTCCCCATCCGCTACGACGCGCACTCCTCGCCCGATCGGTGGTGGCCACTGCGGCATGGTGACTGGATGGCGGTCGGAGCCTGTCTCGCTGTCCGCCAAGGGGCGTGGGCTGCCGTCGGCGGTTTCGACGAACGTCTCGGCGCCGGGACGCGGGCCGCATCAGCCGAGGATGACGCCTTCCTCCAAGCCGTCGTGCAAGGTGGGTGGTCGGTCTTGTACGACCCGGCCGTCATGGTTCGCCACCAGCACCGTACTAGTCGATCGGCTCTCCGCCGGCAGCTGTTCGGCTACGGGCTGGGCCGCTCGGTCAACGTAGTGCTGAGAGCGATCGACAACCGCAACTGGGAGATCCTCTCACTGTGGACTGCCCTGCTCGCCGAGGAGTGCCGATACGAGCGGTCTCGTCCTCTCCATCTTGGTGGGGCCGAGCTGCTCGGCTATCTGGCTGGACCGATCGTTGCCTTGCAGACCGCCTACGCGTCCCGGTGGCGGGAGCGGATCAGACGTCCATGGTAA
- a CDS encoding polysaccharide deacetylase family protein codes for MRPYAVSRETLTVQLDALVAAGYEAVTFDTLRADRRPRRPIVLTFDDGYRSFLEVAAPLLEERGMRAVLFVVAGSLGGVNDWDRGCADLELLDADGVREVADRGHEVGAHAWRHAPLTEVPIDQLAREVAAARVVLEHASGRLVRSFSYPHGVVDAEVIATVTQCGFDFGCLDWRRPEPGWPESLALTRVDVGPDTDAAELAHLAETNALVANPLAVSLAEPFESLVALTLAAGSGRPPAEGWAAVHAASGPLTQVLRARDGDDRPRSLTSLVRATQLGELASPPAAVVTALDAVASDLDALVRRQAEVPVWGVATPDEATDVDLDWIRLGAQWSDVARLLWQIEPTSHGDVIAAYLRRSGRSHGRAATGEAMDELAAAEVAMLADEAVEPDGASDVPAVERSLTKVRCGAIQPAVRDGARRSSWSHLRMATGALVRQELREHYAGSLLGIGWAVARPLLYFTVLVLLFGQVVRVSEPRYPEFLLAGLVPWLFFQTAVGEATGSIRGRGDLLRLAAFPRVALPLATVASAVVDLAAQLLVVAPVLVVADGTVGPRLLALAPVLAALLGLVTMTSLLISGLCVRFRDVSHLVPLALFLGFYATPVFYSSAQVHMPWRVVYLLNPVAVIVETFRSVLYGGSWPPGWALAWTAVFVAVGGTAAWRWFSSAADRFVAEA; via the coding sequence ATGCGTCCGTATGCGGTCTCCCGTGAGACCCTGACCGTCCAGCTCGACGCCCTGGTCGCAGCGGGCTACGAAGCGGTCACCTTCGACACACTTCGTGCGGACCGACGACCCCGTCGCCCGATCGTCCTCACCTTTGACGATGGTTACCGCAGCTTCCTGGAGGTGGCCGCACCCCTTCTCGAGGAGCGAGGGATGCGGGCGGTCCTGTTCGTTGTCGCAGGATCCCTGGGAGGGGTGAACGACTGGGACAGGGGTTGCGCCGACCTCGAGCTGCTCGATGCCGACGGGGTGCGGGAAGTGGCCGATCGGGGTCACGAAGTGGGGGCCCACGCCTGGCGCCACGCCCCGCTCACCGAGGTGCCAATCGATCAGCTAGCTCGCGAGGTGGCGGCAGCACGTGTCGTTCTCGAACACGCGAGCGGGCGACTGGTGCGATCCTTCTCGTACCCCCACGGTGTTGTTGACGCCGAGGTCATCGCGACGGTCACTCAGTGCGGCTTCGATTTCGGCTGCCTGGACTGGCGTCGACCCGAGCCGGGCTGGCCTGAGTCGTTGGCGCTCACGCGGGTAGACGTAGGGCCCGACACCGACGCAGCCGAGCTCGCCCACCTGGCCGAGACGAACGCCCTAGTTGCGAACCCACTAGCTGTATCACTGGCGGAGCCCTTCGAGAGCTTGGTGGCCCTGACGCTGGCCGCGGGTTCGGGTCGACCGCCCGCCGAAGGTTGGGCGGCCGTCCACGCCGCTTCCGGGCCTCTCACTCAAGTGCTTCGGGCGCGAGACGGGGATGACCGGCCGAGATCCTTGACGTCGCTCGTGCGGGCCACCCAGCTGGGCGAGCTCGCGTCCCCCCCTGCGGCGGTGGTAACCGCCCTGGATGCGGTGGCATCCGATCTCGACGCTCTCGTCCGCCGACAGGCCGAGGTTCCGGTCTGGGGTGTGGCAACCCCGGACGAAGCGACCGATGTCGACCTGGACTGGATTCGCCTGGGCGCTCAGTGGAGCGACGTCGCCCGCCTGCTCTGGCAGATCGAACCGACCAGCCACGGCGATGTGATCGCCGCCTACTTGCGCCGCTCGGGACGATCTCACGGCCGAGCTGCAACGGGCGAGGCCATGGATGAGCTGGCGGCGGCCGAAGTGGCGATGCTCGCCGACGAAGCCGTCGAGCCAGACGGCGCGTCAGATGTGCCGGCTGTGGAGCGATCCCTGACTAAGGTCCGTTGTGGTGCGATCCAGCCGGCCGTGAGGGACGGCGCACGCCGCTCATCGTGGAGCCACCTTCGGATGGCCACGGGCGCTCTCGTTCGCCAAGAGCTGCGGGAGCACTACGCAGGTTCGCTCCTTGGCATCGGGTGGGCTGTCGCACGCCCTCTTCTCTACTTCACGGTGCTGGTTCTGCTCTTCGGCCAGGTGGTCCGGGTGTCCGAGCCGCGGTATCCCGAGTTCCTCCTCGCCGGGCTGGTGCCATGGCTCTTCTTTCAAACCGCCGTCGGTGAGGCGACGGGCTCGATTCGAGGTCGCGGCGACCTGCTGCGGCTGGCCGCCTTCCCCCGGGTCGCTCTGCCGTTGGCTACCGTTGCTTCAGCAGTGGTGGATCTCGCCGCCCAGCTCCTCGTGGTGGCGCCCGTGCTCGTGGTGGCCGACGGAACGGTCGGGCCCCGCTTGCTCGCCCTGGCGCCGGTGCTGGCGGCGTTGCTGGGTCTGGTGACGATGACCTCGTTGCTGATATCGGGACTCTGCGTCCGCTTCCGCGATGTCTCCCACCTCGTGCCACTTGCGCTCTTCCTGGGCTTCTATGCGACTCCGGTCTTCTACTCGTCGGCCCAGGTCCACATGCCGTGGCGAGTCGTGTACTTACTGAACCCGGTGGCTGTGATTGTCGAGACATTCCGGAGCGTTCTCTACGGAGGGTCGTGGCCGCCGGGGTGGGCGCTCGCCTGGACGGCGGTCTTCGTGGCGGTCGGCGGAACCGCGGCCTGGCGCTGGTTCTCGTCCGCGGCCGATCGCTTCGTGGCAGAGGCTTGA
- a CDS encoding ABC transporter ATP-binding protein codes for MTAGAVLELDRVGKRYDVHFIGTDTLRGALSQGSWRRPRPVQWAIREVSFSVRRGESVALIGHNGSGKSTLLRLVAGVEQPTCGHLSVRGGVAAVLGLGVGFSDHLSGEQNLEVAGGLLGLGRADLTRLRPAIGEFSELGPALLRPLREYSSGMVARLGFALAMHAPADLLLIDEVLMVGDEGFRARCLDRVEQFKRSGGSLLFASHEPDLIDRLADRRLELRHGLLQVKAASAPSSPRDHRRKANGSVGGVRTREGVGEIGRLRL; via the coding sequence ATGACAGCAGGCGCGGTGCTCGAGCTCGACCGCGTCGGGAAGCGCTACGACGTCCATTTCATCGGGACTGACACGCTGCGTGGCGCACTCTCTCAGGGTTCGTGGCGGCGACCACGACCGGTCCAGTGGGCCATTCGTGAGGTGTCATTCTCGGTTCGCCGAGGCGAGTCGGTCGCGCTGATCGGCCACAACGGCTCCGGAAAGAGCACGTTGCTCCGCCTTGTCGCAGGGGTCGAGCAACCCACGTGCGGGCATCTGTCCGTGCGCGGCGGCGTCGCTGCCGTGCTCGGCTTGGGTGTCGGCTTCAGCGACCACCTCTCGGGCGAGCAGAACCTGGAGGTCGCCGGCGGCCTGCTGGGCCTCGGGCGGGCTGACCTGACTCGGCTGCGTCCTGCGATCGGAGAGTTTTCCGAGCTCGGGCCAGCGCTCCTGCGCCCGCTCCGTGAGTACTCGTCGGGCATGGTGGCCCGATTGGGCTTCGCTCTCGCCATGCACGCGCCGGCCGATCTCCTCCTCATCGACGAGGTGCTCATGGTTGGCGACGAGGGGTTCCGAGCCCGTTGTTTGGATCGCGTCGAGCAGTTCAAACGATCGGGCGGCAGCCTTCTGTTCGCATCACACGAGCCCGACCTGATCGACCGCCTGGCCGATCGACGGCTGGAGCTCCGCCACGGCCTTTTGCAGGTCAAGGCTGCCTCGGCACCATCTTCGCCGCGAGACCACCGCCGAAAGGCGAACGGCTCAGTCGGCGGTGTACGCACCCGCGAAGGTGTAGGTGAAATCGGAAGGCTCCGTCTGTGA
- a CDS encoding serine/threonine-protein kinase, with amino-acid sequence MARLGEYEVDGLLGRGSVGSVYRARARAGRQAVALKRVLWAGDEHLIEDFRAEAAMLAEIDHPHIAKVVDMVVDDEGLVIVMQHADSGSLADLLRRCVRLSPDEGATLVAKVADALGAAHAHSILHADVKPSNILMDGDGEPLLSDFGLSRWMAEALPSDGAVVGTAEYLDPAVAKGAPPNAASDIYSLGVVCYEVFAGRLPYHGINPVATLRAADRGRAEPLTHAAPAVPSVLAAVVEQSMSRRPQARPSSAGELGDALRSHIEGHRRLHCKPTRVLPTGRGATEDFGQSTGLRTLRARHPAADSRRETPWSVLRSRGPMVCAGGVTAAALVLLAGWAFEHHQGAQRSGAACGATTTPAPKQASPSTVTATVLADVAGNGCRVPVTWSSGMATVSLERGRPPDRFALGTANDQLLLGDWNCSRSATPALYRPSTGQVFYFAAWAEPGHDVTPSVAESTAIIDGVPRVIHDGVHGCDRVKVDLPVVRPQ; translated from the coding sequence GTGGCTCGGCTGGGTGAGTACGAGGTGGACGGATTGCTGGGTCGCGGATCGGTCGGCTCCGTATACCGGGCGCGGGCCCGTGCTGGCCGCCAGGCTGTTGCCCTCAAGCGGGTGCTTTGGGCAGGCGACGAGCACCTGATCGAGGACTTTCGAGCGGAGGCGGCGATGCTCGCCGAGATCGATCATCCGCACATAGCCAAGGTCGTCGACATGGTCGTCGACGACGAAGGGCTCGTCATTGTCATGCAGCACGCCGATAGCGGATCTCTCGCCGACCTGTTGCGCCGCTGCGTGCGCCTGTCGCCCGACGAAGGCGCCACCTTGGTGGCCAAGGTTGCCGACGCGCTCGGCGCTGCACACGCACACTCGATCTTGCATGCGGACGTGAAGCCCTCGAACATCCTGATGGATGGCGACGGCGAGCCGCTGCTGTCGGACTTCGGCCTATCGCGCTGGATGGCGGAGGCGTTGCCGTCGGACGGAGCCGTGGTCGGGACGGCCGAGTACCTCGACCCGGCCGTCGCCAAGGGTGCTCCACCGAACGCGGCGAGCGACATCTATTCGTTGGGGGTCGTGTGCTACGAGGTCTTCGCCGGGCGGTTGCCCTATCACGGCATCAATCCGGTAGCCACGCTCAGGGCTGCCGACCGGGGCCGGGCGGAGCCGCTCACGCACGCCGCGCCGGCCGTACCTTCTGTCCTCGCCGCCGTGGTCGAGCAGTCGATGTCTCGTCGGCCGCAAGCACGCCCTTCATCCGCCGGCGAGTTGGGTGATGCTCTCCGATCCCATATCGAGGGGCACCGCCGCCTTCACTGCAAGCCGACACGCGTTCTCCCGACTGGACGGGGCGCGACCGAGGACTTTGGCCAGTCAACTGGACTACGAACCCTTCGCGCCCGGCACCCGGCTGCCGATAGTCGGCGCGAAACGCCTTGGTCAGTCCTTCGCTCGCGAGGGCCGATGGTGTGTGCCGGCGGCGTCACGGCTGCAGCGCTCGTGCTGTTGGCCGGCTGGGCGTTCGAGCACCACCAGGGTGCTCAGCGCTCGGGCGCTGCGTGCGGGGCAACGACAACTCCAGCGCCGAAGCAGGCCAGTCCTTCCACCGTGACGGCGACGGTGCTGGCCGACGTCGCTGGCAATGGATGTCGGGTGCCGGTTACGTGGTCGTCGGGGATGGCCACCGTGTCCTTGGAGCGGGGTCGGCCTCCGGATCGGTTCGCCCTCGGGACGGCAAACGATCAGCTACTCCTGGGCGACTGGAATTGCAGCCGTAGCGCCACTCCAGCGCTCTACCGTCCAAGCACGGGCCAGGTCTTCTACTTCGCTGCTTGGGCAGAGCCGGGACACGACGTTACGCCGAGTGTCGCCGAATCCACGGCCATCATCGATGGGGTGCCTCGCGTCATCCATGATGGCGTCCACGGCTGTGATCGGGTCAAGGTGGATCTGCCTGTGGTTCGACCCCAGTAA
- a CDS encoding class I SAM-dependent methyltransferase produces MRRFWDDPAWGNATWYLETTGSYAEPNIAQYFEAGRTIVSDALDRAPVRPRRFERAVEIGPGLGRNCVALADRFEEVVGLDVSPDMVTRARGLVHHRRISYLTGDGFSLWPVADASVDLVLSYTVFQHIRKVGVIESYLREAARVLRPGGVVAFQWNSEPGPLHWRMRRALLAAVDRSGIRYEPYGRNPSELLGCRVPVDRVQLVLRSSGLSTARVRGEGTIFTWGWAQAP; encoded by the coding sequence ATGCGACGGTTCTGGGACGACCCTGCCTGGGGCAACGCGACCTGGTATCTCGAGACCACCGGCAGCTACGCCGAGCCCAATATTGCGCAGTACTTCGAGGCCGGCCGCACCATTGTGAGCGACGCGCTCGATCGCGCGCCCGTCCGTCCTCGCCGCTTCGAGAGAGCAGTCGAGATCGGTCCTGGGCTGGGTCGGAATTGCGTGGCCCTGGCCGATCGTTTCGAGGAGGTAGTTGGGCTCGACGTCTCGCCCGACATGGTCACGCGTGCCCGCGGGCTGGTTCACCACCGGCGGATCAGCTACCTGACTGGGGACGGGTTCAGTCTTTGGCCCGTCGCCGACGCCAGCGTCGACCTCGTACTGTCCTACACGGTCTTTCAGCACATCCGCAAAGTGGGCGTGATAGAGAGCTACCTCCGGGAGGCAGCACGTGTGCTCCGACCGGGCGGGGTCGTCGCGTTCCAATGGAACAGTGAGCCTGGGCCGCTTCATTGGCGGATGCGGAGAGCGCTCCTGGCGGCGGTTGACCGTAGCGGGATCCGCTACGAGCCCTACGGGCGCAACCCTTCGGAGCTTCTCGGATGCCGGGTACCGGTGGATCGGGTCCAGCTCGTCCTCCGGTCGTCGGGCCTGTCGACCGCCCGGGTCAGAGGAGAGGGGACCATCTTCACCTGGGGATGGGCGCAGGCGCCCTGA